In Monodelphis domestica isolate mMonDom1 chromosome 1, mMonDom1.pri, whole genome shotgun sequence, the sequence CAAGGGATAGGGCAGGTTCAGGTGCAGCTGGGAGCGAATGAGCGAAGGGGAAGAGGTAAGTTTGAGTGCCGAGAGAAGGAACCACAAGGCAGCCAGCAGAGCAGCAGGCATGTAGACCGGGCACCTGAAGTGGGTACAGGTGCTCAGCTGAGTCCTTGGATGTTTACCTGGCTCCAGCCTGCTCTGTAATCAAGAGGCCAGCCCTGCCTATCTTTTTCCTCTTCAgaaccctcccccctccccaaaggtggtacttggggttttttgtttttaaagcaaaaaattatggatgttttaatatattttaaatgttttattataaacTTAAGAGCTGAAAACTATGGCAAACAAACACACTAAGTAAGGAACAAAATATTAGGACCAGCCAAATTAGCAGAACCCAAACTATTTTAGCCTTGTGGTCCCTTCCAAGTCCCTCCAGAGTCCGGCTGcttcttgtttatttcttttctttaatttttccatttatgtAAGTCAGTATGAACACTGTTCTGAATGTTCTCAGCTTGTCTTGCCTGTCTTCATTGAAGACTTCCATATTTCCTTGTGTCTTTTCTTTGGTCTCCACCTGTCATTGCATTGAGGTACTGAACTCCCAGTGATGGAACTCCCTTTACCAGTTAAAGTCTCAGAGGCTTGTCTATGACACTATATGAAAGCtaaagagacttgcccacagtcacagggCCCCTGCTGCCCACCCTGGCccttctgttgttgttgttgttttgttactgttatttttaaacctttactttctgtcctagtaacaacccttaagacagaagggcaagtgctaggcaattggagttaagtgaattgaagttaagggtcacacaactaagatgtgtcttgagaccagattcaaacccaggtcctccctggCTTTCCTTCCACTAAGACACCTTGGATCTGGCTCTGTGCATTCTGACATGCTGCCTCCCATCCTTGTGGAATGCTTTGcattcctatttatcttttttacaTTCCATTTCAATGATATACTCTGGACAATTCTTCATTCACagagtatcaattttaagaaatGATACTTAAATAGTCTAAAGTCCTAATCCTTCACCAGGAGTGTCATATAAGCCACAGTTAACCATCTTCTGCtcaccttttccctccctccctccctgccgtGGCCTCTGAAACCTTTACCTTTCTCTGGCCTCCCTCCCTACAGGGGACCTACTGATCATCATGGCCCAGGTGATTGTCTCCATCCAGATGGTGCTGGAGGAAAAATTTGTCTACAAGCACAATGTGCACCCTCTTCGGGCTGTGGGCACTGAAGGTGcgtgggtggggagagggagcgGGATGGGGGGCAAAAAGAGCTCAGGGTGAGATACGGGAGAGCACAAAGGAACATGGTAAGGAGGGCACAGAAATGAGGTGAGGTGCCCAGAGAATGGTGGTCCTCATACACTGCACTGCATCCTTCTCAACTCCTGTGTACATTGAGCATCTGCCAGGTATCAGACACCAAACTACTGTGTAGAGGATGGAGACACCCAAAACACAGACTCTTGCTCTTGTAACACAGGTAAATAGGCAAGGACCACCTTCATCTAGTGAGTGCTCAAGGACTCCCGTAAAGGAAGTGGCATGGGATCAGACCTTGAGAAATGTGTTGagtttttatagataaaaaaaatggtATCTTATAGGAAAGGGGAATATCCTAAGCAAAGCATCTCTACTATGCCTATCAAGGGATCATTGAGTGCTCCAGATGGTTCTTGTATAGGGGAGTAATAGGAAATGAGGTTAAGAGGGCAGATTGTATTCAGAATATAGAAATTATGTCAAACTTAAACTTTATTCTGTAGGGACTGGGGAGCCACAGAAGATCTTTGATCCAGGGAATGGAATAAACAAAATGGTACTTAAGGAACTTATCTGGGTGAGGGGTGCAACATGAATCACAGTGAGGGGGAACACTGGCAGCAGTAATAAAGCTATTATGAACCAAGTGGAAAATGATGAGAACAGATGTAGTGAAAGTGGAAAGAAAGGAGTGTATCTGAGGGGTTTGAGACCTAAAACCACAGGCTTTCCCAGAGAGTGATTTAGTGCAAAATCCCAAGTGTCTTTGTGTGTATGTGGAGTTTGAGGACTCGGCGCAGTCTGTGAAATCTCTCATTCCTTTGCCTTGTTCCTCCTCAGggttctttggctttgtcatccTCACCTTGTTGCTGGTGCCCATGTACTACATCCCTACTGGCTCCTTCAGTGGGAACCCCCGGGGGGTGCTAGAAGATGCCCTGGACGCCTTCTGCCAGATGGGAAGGCAGCCGCTGATCATCGTGGCTCTGCTAGGCAACATCAGCAGCATCGCTTTCTTCAACTTTGCTGGCATCAGTGTTACCAAGGAAATGAGTGCCACCACCCGCATGGTACTGGACAGCCTTCGTACTGTGGTCATCTGGGCCCTCAGCCTGGCCCTAGGCTGGGAGACTTTCCACCCACTGCAGATCCTAGGTTTCTTCATCCTCCTGTTGGGCACAGCTCTCTACAATGGGCTGCACCAGCCCCTGCTGGCCCGTTTGCCCTGGTGTCAGCCCCCAGGGGAGGAGCAGGAGCGGGAAAGGCTGCTCGAGGGCAACCATACCCCCATCAATGAGGACAGCTGACTGTGTGCCAGGCCTGCCATGGACTGAACTGTGCATTTTAGGTTCCTTTTCCTGGAGGACTGAGATCCCTAGGATCCTGTGGAGGAACCTGGGACATAGGGTGTCTAAGGGCCTTTCTCCCACCTCGTTGCCTTCTCCTTCAGGAGGACACTGGATGTGCCCCAGACGTGGAAACCTCCTAGGTCTCCTCTGACAGTGTTTTACAGCTTCCTTGGGTCCAGGACATACCTTAAAAGACCAGAGAGGACCCAGAGACCCAGGACAAGGGCTGTGCTCCCCTGTGTATGTCTCCAGCCTCGTTATGTAGAGTGAGGACTTAGACTGAACCAGGCACCTGAATTGTACTGATTTGCCAGATTACAAATCCAAATAGAATGTTAATCATTTCCCCTAAATCATGAATCAGATttagttttctaaaaaaaaaaccacttcagAACCAGTCTTACTTAAGCCTGTGTATTTTCTCAGACAAGTGCACTGTGGGGTCATCTGCAAACAGCAGCTGAGCCAGTCGGGAATTAGTGAGCTGAGTGAGCCTCAGATTCATTGATTTGGCCCCCAGGGCCATCTTCATCCTTTTCTGCCTTTTCCGGGGCAGCAGGATGATGGGGTAGTTGTGCTTAGGTCCCAGGTTTTAGTGGTTTACACTGCCACTGGCAGCTGCCTGTCCCACCGTCCCTGGGGTCTGGGTGCCAACAAGCACAGCCACTGTCCGGGCAAGGCTGAGCtggggaggatggggaggagctTGTCAGAAAGCCAGTGGCACTTTGGACTATCGCctttggcatttctttctcttttttttaagtaaaacttAACAGAAGAGTGATTTATAATGTGGGGGTTGTTGGAGGGGTTATGTTAGGGGGCCAGGGGTTGGCAGAGAGGAGTAGACTATATCTGGTCATAGCCAAATCTAGTCCAGGGACCGTTTACTTCTTCTAAAACAAATGTAAACATGGAGAATAAGGCCCACAGTTAAACTgagaagttttttgttttgtttttttaacttttaccatCTGTGTTAGTAtcaactctaggacagaaaggCAGAGGCAAGGCAATCAGTTAAgtggacttgcccaggctcacgtagctaggaagtatctgaggacatatttgaacccaggtcttcctgactccagacctggcatcaCCATACTCTTCCAAAGTGTTTCTGCCTTGTCCCTGTTTTATGTCCTGCATTATATCTGTGATTCTTAAACCTTGCCTCTCAGTTGACCCAacgtcctcattttatagttggcaCCATCATCCCCCCCAGACACTTGGGTTTGAGCCATCTTTGATCTAGCTCTCTACCTTTCCATTTTAAGAACTCACATTTTTGAGCGTTACACTAAGCACAAGCAGCTTTTTGGGCCATGGATCcatgtcccacccctctgtccagccatcCAAAGCTCCCTCAGCTCCCTGGCAATCtaggggctcacagacagcttgaatttgccttcTGGGCCCTCGAACtcgaaaaggttcaccaacaagGCAAGGGCTTACCATGTGGAAGAGTCACCAGACAGTTTGAGGACAGAGAGCACCAACAACTCACTAGGAGTTTCAGAGAAAAGTTTCAGATTATAGCATCTGAGCAGAGCCTTGAAAGAACCTTGGACTTGTaagtctcaaaaggacaaaaggaGTAAATTCCAGTCGTGGGGGAACAACCTGTtcaaagacacaaagaaaagcagaatGCTGAGTTCAGGGAACAGCTCCTAAGCCCCTTTGTACCtggaacagggagtgtgaatgaggagtaatagaaattgggaaaagtaCTTGAGAGAGAAATTGTGGGAGGCTTTAGGCAAGAGAGAGCCAATGAAGGTGTTTGAGCTAGGGAGTGACATTATCAAATATAAAAGTTAGGAATATTGCTGTTTCATTGTATGGAGACATCCATAGATGGCATATGCTTACTAGATGACCCAAAGTCAGGAAGGATCATAATCACGCTGCATTTCAGAGTCAAAATCCAAAGATCTTCAATTCAAGCAATAAGTTGGATCTAATCAAAGGCATTTCAGGAGACAGCAATGCAGAGTTTGGGTTCAAAAAAAATAACTTTGCAGGGACAAGATGAGGGAGATACTGTTGGTCACACATGAATCAGCAATGTGATGGAGCAGCCCAAAAAACATCTTGGGCTGTGTGGAGAGCTGCGCTTTCTGGGAATGAGGAAGTGAGATTGTCCCGCTTTCAGACCCCATCTGGAGAATAATGTTCAGAAAAGCATTCAGAAGAGGGTGGTGAGGACAGTAAAAAAGCCCAGAGCCTACCTCCTGCCAGCTGGTTGGAAGTGGGGATACCGGGCCTGGAAGAGAAGCCTGGAGGGACAGGAAAGTTGTGTGGAGGTATTTGAGGACGACCACAAGGAAGTTATTTAGTTATTTGCTAATTGATGGTGGGCTAAAGTTTCTAATAGGCTTTCTTTTCTAAATCTCAATGCAACAAGACATTGACTGCCTTACTTCCAGGAGAAACTATAGTGGGTAACAGTAAACAGCTTTAATCAGTAATGTTGCTGCGATCAGAGCTGATGCTAGTTTTACAGTTTGTGTCTGACAGAAGGAGATGGAAGTTCGATCTGCTCTTGGCAGGCTTCTAGATCCTCGGGATTGTCAGATCTTAGCGCCCCAAAAGGAAGGGCATGTAGATGGTAGCTGTCTGTCCACCTGGAACTCTTGCTATTTCTAGCTCAGGGGCATTGGCTAGATAGGGGACTTGCCCTCCCAGTTTGAGCTATGTGGGGATAAGGACATGGATGGCTGGGAACCCTGGAGTTTTCTATCTTAAatatacattcatacacacaaatacacatcaTTCCTACCAGAAATTATCCTTCAAATGAGCAAGTCTTTTAATATCCATTAAGAAACATCCCAAGACAAGGCCAGTAGATGTCTAGAAGGTATCTTAACCTCAACAAATGCAAGACGGAATCACTGTCTTTCCCTCCAAATCCCCCTCTTTGTTAGCTCCTCTATTTCTCTCAAGGTCGCCACCTTAAAATCCCTTTAGATTTGTCACCTCAGAACCATCCtcaattcctttctctccccacctcccataTCCTGTCTCTTGCCAGGTCTTGTCCATTCAAACATACCCCCtctctcaaatctctccccttctctattACAGTCATCACCCTAGTTAAGGCTCCCATTACCTCTTCCctggaggcttttttttttttaataaaccctgaccttccatcttggaattaatgtGTAtcggttctaaagcagaagagctgtaaggactaggcagtgagggttgtgacttgcccag encodes:
- the SLC35F6 gene encoding solute carrier family 35 member F6, translating into MAWTKYQLFLAGLMLITGSINTLSAKWADNFMSEGCGGSQAHLFQHPFLQAVGMFLGEFSCLAAFYLLHCRIWRSTDSSVEPQQPFNALLFLPPALCDMTGTSIMYVALNMTSASSFQMLRGAVIIFTGLLSVAFLGRKLRPSQWVGIIATIAGLVVVGLADLTSKHDDQHKLSDVITGDLLIIMAQVIVSIQMVLEEKFVYKHNVHPLRAVGTEGFFGFVILTLLLVPMYYIPTGSFSGNPRGVLEDALDAFCQMGRQPLIIVALLGNISSIAFFNFAGISVTKEMSATTRMVLDSLRTVVIWALSLALGWETFHPLQILGFFILLLGTALYNGLHQPLLARLPWCQPPGEEQERERLLEGNHTPINEDS